Proteins encoded together in one Coffea arabica cultivar ET-39 chromosome 2c, Coffea Arabica ET-39 HiFi, whole genome shotgun sequence window:
- the LOC113727203 gene encoding uncharacterized protein: protein MNYRAAMTGSTAHTREDSSSSSVVIQTTDYSASNSSSLQITVHKLNGSNYLEWAQSVKLAIDGRGKLGHLTGEIQQPAAEDPNLKRWHSENSLVIAWLINSMEPAIGKPHLFLPTAKDVWDAVRDMYSDIENSSQIFNLKTKLWKSRQEDRDVTTYYNQMVTLWQELDLCYEDEWDCRADSVRYKKREENDRVYVFLAGLNQELDEVRGRILGRKPLPSIREVFSEVRREESRRKVMLKSSPKSKAEDEVETSALVSKGTDLDGDKRRKPWCEHCKKSWHTKDTCWKLHGKPSNFKKKNGGDSKVLQTVNEDSQKQQTDFETPAFTKEQLSQLYKLFKSPQFSVTEPKSFTPFCSFAKNGTDHGEDDWMC from the exons ATGAACTACCGAGCAGCCATGACTGGATCGACTGCTCACACAAGAGAAGACTCATCCTCGTCTTCAGTAGTTATCCAAACTACAGATTACTCCGCTTCAAATTCTTCTTCCCTACAAATAACCGTTCATAAATTAAATGGTTCCAATTATCTGGAATGGGCTCAATCTGTAAAGCTGGCTATCGATGGCAGAGGTAAACTCGGCCACCTTACTGGAGAAATTCAACAACCAGCTGCTGAAGATCCCAATTTGAAGAGATGGCATTCAGAGAACTCTCTAGTTATCGCTTGGTTGATAAACTCTATGGAACCAGCGATAGGAAAGCCGCACTTATTTCTGCCCACAGCCAAGGATGTGTGGGACGCTGTCCGGGATATGTATTCCGATATAGAGAATTCGTCTCAAATTTTCAATCTCAAGACGAAATTGTGGAAATCAAGACAAGAAGATAGAGATGTTACAACCTATTACAATCAGATGGTAACTTTATGGCAGGAATTGGATCTTTGTTATGAGGATGAATGGGACTGCCGTGCAGACAGTGTTCGATACAAGAAACGGGAGGAGAACGACAGAGTCTATGTCTTCTTGGCTGGACTAAATCAAGAACTCGATGAGGTGCGAGGTCGTATTTTGGGCAGGAAGCCTCTCCCCTCCATTCGTGAAGTATTTTCTGAAGTCAGAAGAGAAGAATCAAGGCGTAAGGTGATGCTGAAGTCATCACCAAAGTCCAAGGCAGAGGATGAAGTTGAGACTTCAGCATTGGTTTCTAAGGGGACAGATTTGGACGGGGATAAAAGAAGGAAGCCTTGGTGTGAACACTGTAAAAAGTCGTGGCACACAAAGGACACATGCTGGAAATTACATGGGAAACCATcgaatttcaagaagaaaaatggaggTGATAGCAAGGTGTTGCAGACTGTGAATGAGGATTCTCAAAAGCAACAAACTGACTTTGAGACACCAGCCTTCACAAAGGAACAATTAAGCCAACTGTACAAACTCTTTAAGTCTCCACAATTTTCAGTCACTGAGCCAAAAAGCTTCACTCCTTTCTGTTCTTTTGCTAAAAATG GAACTGACCACGGGGAGGATGATTGGATGTGCTAG